Proteins encoded by one window of Cannabis sativa cultivar Pink pepper isolate KNU-18-1 chromosome 4, ASM2916894v1, whole genome shotgun sequence:
- the LOC115713927 gene encoding very-long-chain 3-oxoacyl-CoA reductase 1 yields the protein MELGFVENLKAQPLWVLLLFSVGSLSVLKFLIAFIKWVFVNFLRPAKNLKKYGSWAVVTGPTDGIGKGFAFQLARKGLNLVLVGRNPDKLKEVSDSIQAKFGNKTQIKTVVVDFSGDLDEGVQRIRETIEGLDVGILINNVGVSYPYARFFHEVDEQLLKNLIKVNVEGTTKVTQAVLPGMVQRKRGAIVNIGSGAAIVIPSDPLYAVYAATKAYIDQFSRCLYVEYRNIGIDVQCQVPLYVATKMASIKRSSFFVPSTDGYARAAMRWIGYEPRCTPYWPHSLLWALANALPECIIDAWRLRFCLAIRKRGQLKDSRKTD from the exons ATGGAGCTTGGCTTTGTTGAAAATCTAAAGGCTCAGCCTTTATGGGTTTTGCTGCTTTTTTCTGTTGGTTCTCTCTCGGTTCTGAAATTCTTAATCGCTTTTATCAAATGGGTTTTCGTCAATTTTCTCAGACCTGCCAAGAATTTGAAAAAGTATGGTTCTTGGGCAGTCGTTACTGGACCCACTGACGGTATTGGGAAAGGTTTTGCTTTTCAATTGGCTCGTAAAGGGCTTAACTTGGTCTTGGTGGGTCGAAATCCAGATAAGCTCAAGGAAGTTTCTGATTCGATTCAAGCCAAATTTGGTAATAAGACCCAGATAAAGACTGTTGTTGTTGATTTCAGTGGTGATCTTGATGAGGGTGTTCAGAGGATTAGGGAGACGATTGAAGGTTTGGATGTTGGGATTTTAATCAACAATGTTGGAGTATCTTACCCTTATGCTAGGTTCTTCCATGAAGTGGATGAACAGCTTTTGAAGAATTTAATTAAGGTCAATGTTGAAGGCACCACAAAGGTCACTCAAGCTGTTCTTCCTGGAATGGTTCAGAGAAAACGAGGTGCTATTGTCAATATTGGCTCTGGTGCTGCCATTGTTATTCCTTCTGATCCTCTTTATGCTGTTTATGCTGCCACAAAAGC ATATATTGATCAGTTCTCAAGGTGTCTCTATGTTGAGTACAGGAACATTGGCATCGATGTTCAGTGTCAG GTTCCATTGTATGTGGCAACAAAGATGGCATCAATCAAGAGATCTTCCTTCTTTGTTCCATCGACTGATGGCTATGCTCGAGCAGCCATGCGTTGGATAGGTTACGAACCTCGCTGCACGCCTTACTGGCCTCATTCCCTTCTATGGGCTTTGGCAAATGCATTACCAGAATGCATCATCGATGCATGGCGTCTGCGGTTTTGTCTTGCGATTCGAAAGAGGGGACAACTCAAAGATTCCAGGAAAACTGACTAA